The Peromyscus eremicus chromosome 2, PerEre_H2_v1, whole genome shotgun sequence genome includes the window GGGTTAGGTCTGGAGCAGAGCATCAGGAGGCCTGGTCTTCTCTTCTGGTCCTTGGTTCCTAGGGCCAGGGTGATTCATATCCCTTTTCTCAAGACACAGGGCTCCTTTGGTGCTGTCATGGTTAACCGCTGTTGTGCTTGCTctaaggggaggaaggagaagcaggGTCATGGGCTGGAATCTTGGACAGGGGtttggaggatggaggaggggctgaggagggTCAGGCTTGCCTTGGCAGCGGACTTCTTCAGTCTTCGGATGAGGCGTTCCACCCAAGGCTGGTCTGGGGGTGCGCAGAGCTGGTAGCCCCTTAGTGTGGTGAACCTGCAGTCAGGGTCAGAGAGAAATGAAGATCTGGAACCTGGTTTCCTAGAAGGCCCTAGAATGAGGAGCAGAGGCTTGGATATTGTGTGTGGGGACCTGTTTCCGGGCTTTATTGAAAGGTGGACTGGGCCATGAGTTCAGGGATAAGGCAGCGGTGGTGTCGCCAAGGACTGACATGGACATGGGGCTAGACAGTCTCCCCACAACTCACACAACAGCAGGCACCCTGCAGCCATCCTTGAGAAGAAGGTAGCGGAAGGCTTTCACGATGTTCCCAGGGATGGGGCGCTGGGTCACAGACAGGCAGCAATCTTCCGCATCGTTAGCACCCCCAAGAgctggggctgagacaggagaaagaaggggagaagaCATGGAGTCCATGAGGAAGAAGAGCCACAGCCCTAAGTGACTTCAACAGCATCtctgtgtgagagagagctgGACCTGGGATGCAGccactgtgtgccaccatggcccgaTTGGCTGCTGAGCACATCGTAGGCTTCTAAGCCATTTAATAAATAACCATTTCCGTATGTCCCACAAATGCCTTCTTGCTGCCCTGGTCACACACCCTCTCCCAGATTTTCTCAATTTTCACCATGTTTCCGCAAATAGAGAGTGGATGGTGTCACAGTGCAGGGACAGGAGGTGTGCCTTGGCCAAGGACTTCTTCAGTCTTATGAATTACTACATAGCCAGCAGATGGCTGCTGCACCCAGAGTCCCAGCTCCTGGGGAAACTGAGATAAAAGGATCACCCAAGCCCAGGACTGTGAAGCCAGACTGGGTAACAtcgagagaccctatctcaaaaaccgaACCAAGCCAACACACGAGGCCCCTAAGCAGGAATAACAGAAAGGGGACAAGCTGTTAAGCTGACCTGCTCAATTGTTTCTCATCCCCTCAAACTGAAGCAGATACACAACAAAGCGCTGACCCACAACCCCAGTGGTGGCACTGAGTCCAGGGTTTCAGACACGAGACAAACGCTCCAACTCAGTCACATCCTTAGGTCCCTGAAGCAAGAAATACTGttccttccttctgctgcttGGAAACTGAGGTATCAGGACATGACACCTGCAGGGAGAGGGGGCAGCTATAGGGCCCCAGGAGATGCCAAGAGTTGAGCCACATTGGAATCCAGGGTTAGGGGCACATCCGTActgacaggcacacacagaagCCACAGGGAGCCTATGGCTCTGAATTTGCAGGGTCTGTCACGACCAGACAGTCTGAGATCCGGACATTACCCACAAGCCATTGTCACCCCCACCTCGTTATCTCCTCAGCCTTACCTGGGAAGGTCCCGAGAACCAGCAGGCTGAAGGCCAGTAGTGGGGCTGCACCGGGTGCCATGGCGGGCGATCTGAGGCAGGCCACAGAGAATGTGTAAGCCTGAGAGTTCTTGGGTGTGTGCAGGAATCTATGAGAGGCTCAGGCTCTGCGGGGTGTGCAGGGAGTGATGGGTGTCCTAGAGTGGTGTGATGGGGTCCAGAGGCAAGAGGatgtgagcctgtgtgagccCGTGTGAGCCTGTGTGAGGCTGCCACCGGCTCCAATTTATGCCCCAAGCTTTCACTTTCTGTCCAAAAATTCCCCGCCATGGCCCATTTGGGTCTTCCCGTTTACCCCCctctaccctttttttttttttttcttttggcaaaACATGACCTtggcttcctccttcccctcactCAGTGGCTTCCCCTCTGCTTTCTTTGGCTTTAGCTCTGAGAACTTCCACAGTCtggccaaaaaaataaaaaaatagaaaacgcTGTGTCCTGTCATTTCCAGGGAGAGGGTGTGTGCTGTCTCTTGTTAGTACCGTTGGCACCGTCAGCCATAGGCCTGGGCCTCAGAAGTGCTGGTGAGGGTGGGGGAGAGTTAGGAGCGGAGTTGACAAGCAGGGCTGGAAGGGAAGGTTCCTAAGGACAGGGCCCAGGACCCTTGTCCTACCTCTCGGGCCCCTGGGACTCAACCACCTGCATCTACAGGCATCGCCCGTTTCTCAAATCCAGTGCCTAGGTCAGAGGAACAGCTGGAGGGAGCCTGGGTTAGAACAGCCCCTCCATCTTTCCCTTCCCTCAGTCCTGGGAACTAAGAGGGGATTTCTAAGGAGAGGGGCTGGCCAGCCCCTTCTGAGACAAATCCCTAAATTTCAAGGAATTGACAGATGGGGGAGGAATTAATGATTTCCCCATCCTTGTGAGAAAGATTAGAAGCGAGGACCTTAAAAGAACAGCTAACATGGCATACCCATCCAACCCTCCGCACCCAAGTTCTGGGTCCTCTGTAGGTGGGTGTTGTATAGAAACagatatgtttgtgtgcatgcccatgtggaggccagaggttgatatctgGCGTCTTCTTCCATGACTCTACACCTTAGATTTGgagacggggtctctcactgaacccagaactcactggCTTGGCAATTCCAGCTGGTCAGCGAGCTCAAGGCATCccttttgtctctgcttccccaagcACAGAgagtacaggtgtgtgccaccgtgcccagcttttcaggtgggttctggggatccaagccCAGGGCCTCAGGCTCACACAGCAAACACCTTACtggcttagccatctctccagcccttggatcCTCTTTTTTTAACCGGGGACGGGGAGGAATGTTTTCTTACATCTCTGacttaaaactgttttaaaattacACTTCTTTTTTGTGTGCTAGGGA containing:
- the Ccl19 gene encoding C-C motif chemokine 19; the encoded protein is MAPGAAPLLAFSLLVLGTFPAPALGGANDAEDCCLSVTQRPIPGNIVKAFRYLLLKDGCRVPAVVFTTLRGYQLCAPPDQPWVERLIRRLKKSAAKSKHNSG